The region GTCCGCgtcctggctgttgttgctgttggtgtcattgttgttgttgttgttgttgttgttgttgttgttgttgttgttgttgttgttgttgttgttgttgttgtgggaGTTGTTGGTGTCTGCTGCGGGCTTTGCGATCACAAGCTTATCTATACTGTCCAAGGGAGCAGGGCACTGAGGCAGAGCTATTATCAGGCTGGCCTGTAGTACATactcctgctcctgttgcTGATTATGGTAGTGTCTCCTCTTTGACTTTGCATTGATGATGGTCAGTGTCAGGCGTGGGGGGGCTCAGGGGGCTTGTGAGGTCAGTTGAGCGGCGGTGAATCAGGGTCTGGGGGGCAGAGGTAGCCATTTCAGTGCAACAAGGTTGGTGGGAGGATAAAGGCAATGGTTGGAGAGGTGATTGAGCAGTCAAAAGGGAGGATAGTGCAAGGTAGATGATCAGAGAAGATTGAGCAAGTAGTGCAGTTAATAGGAGCCTGTGATACAAGCAAGCAATAACAGCAATAGAACAAGTAATATATAAGATAAGAGTAATAGGCAGAGGGAATAAGTAACACAGCaagagagaagagcaagaggaaaagaaaagagcaaGTATAAAGGGAGATTGTGCAATATATGTTATAGTAAATCAAGCAAGCTGTATTATGATATAATATTAAAGCCATGCCATAGTAATACCCATATCCCCAGCAACAGTATTGTAATAAGCTTATTTACTACGCGACCGACGAGCTGTGTACGCGCCAGCAAGGACAAGTAATATACAATATTTCTGATTATGTAAAGGTGGTTCCTGACAGTGCAAGAGCACAATGCTAACATTAATGCTACCATACAATAATATGACGACGGcaaagcaacaacagcaaagtaataataatataacAATAACAGAGCTCTGACTCTGGACAAATATGCTGCAAAATATAGATAGTATTGCATTATTGTCAGCTACTGGCTGATTAAACTGCAGAGATTCTGCTTattaataatataatatattgtcATGCTTGCCGGCGTGACGCAATTACAATACTAGCAATATAAAAAGAAGATTATAATTATCAAGGCATAGCTTGGTCGGCAGTAttgtatatatattataaatacTTGCATAAACTGGCATTAGCAGATTTAgaatattatatataatactaGGGGTGTGCCAGGGTAATGCTGGCATATTATAAACAAGGCATGGCTAAGAATTGTCACAGTTGTAATATATAGACAGGAGGTATTAGCTGGCAGATCAGCATCTTATTTAGCTTAGGGTATAATATACAAGCAGACAATGCCGGCTTAGACAAGCTTTGTACAAGTATTATAAGATTAGGTATTAATAATTAATGCTAAGATGCCGGCATCAGATTAATCCAGTGCAGAACCTGCCCTACCAACTATCAGCCTGCAATATAAACAGCTGAAGTATATCTATTATAGTAGGGCTAGTTACATAGTTAGGCTATTATACAGTCCAGTAGTTGCAGGCTATGGGTATTATACTGCTATAGTAATAGAGATGCCAAAGATAATAGATGCATGCTGTacaaggatatatatattaccATCTAATATTGCTAGGTTAGTAAAGCCATCCTTGGATTATTATAAATACTATACACTGTTGTCAGGAGACTTTGACACAATATTAGGGATTATATTAATGCAAAGGGAGTTGCGCTGCCATAGAGAGGTAGGTAACTAGTTGTTGCCAGCTGGCAAGTAGTTGTAGTGTGATCAGCTGCACAATGATCTACTCTGATATTGATCAGGACTGGCCATCCTGTATCCTTCTGCTAGCCAGAGCACTGGTATAATAACAGCACTATATTATCATGATAGCAGAGCCCACACAGTGAATAGAGGCTGATACAAAGTAGATATAACTACTGCAGTACACGCCCAGCCTGTACAGAGCTAGTATTTGACAAGGTCCTAGCTGGCACAGCGCCAATGCAGCGCCCTCCAGGAACCTatccaaagccagccagaaCTTGTAGGAACCAGTACCAAGGCCGCTGGAGCTGGCCAGGCCAGTAACTGATAGAGGCCCTCTAGAGGCTGCTGCAGCACGCTGCCAGTACAGGCCGGGGAAGGGCCAGGGTTCAGCCTGTCAGTCACCCTAAATATGTATACTGCCCATAGCACAAGCAAATACCTGCAAGGGGCCATAGCAAACTATCAGCGCCTATACAGGGCTGGGATCAAGCTGGAGCCAGTACCAGTATATAGACCAAGAAGGCATGTTACCAGCACAGTACTGGGGACCAGGAGGGCCAGCTAATTATCAAAATCAAGTCAGGGGGTGCCAGCAAGGAttcagcatcaagccagcATAGAGCTAGACATGTGCCAggaacaagctcaaggaaaGCCCGCGCAGGGCTGGTAGCAAGTCAGCACATGCccatggccagcatggcGCCGGGGAGGAGCTAGGGGGGAGGCAGCAAAGTCATGCCTGAGGTGCTATGCCAGGGTATTGGGGGCTCCGCACCTGGGGAGAGCCTGTAGAGGCATACTGACAGGTTATTGCAATACAAGAAAAGTGCCAGCGCTAGTACAGAGCACGTACACTGCCAGGACATACTAGTAATATCACCAAGCCAGAGCACTGCCAGGATTATGCTGACAACCTGCCAGCATAGTACCAGTACAGAACCCAAGAAGGCACATCACCTATACAACCCAGGGGAGTGCAAGGGAAATACTATGGCATATAGAATACCAGCACAGTATCAGGGAGAAGCTGGGATTAGAACAGAACAGGGTCAGGGCCGGTGCAACGCCAGCTACCAGCAGAAGGGCAGAGCACCAGCATCACACCAGGGAAGTACATGGGGACGAGCCAGCAAGACAGCGCAGCGAGCCATGCCCGCGCAGATGCCAGCAACGCGCTGGGGGCATACCAGGGGATTTATATCAGCAGCACAGTGCCCAGGGGAGCCGGAGAACAGGAGGCACTGGATCAGAGCCCGGGCTACACTGGGCAAGAGCCAGGGAGGCGCCAGGGAGATCAGGATCATACTAGAGGTGGCCAcaccagggcagcgccgcGATCACGCTGGCAACAAGCCAGCCAATACATATATCCCGCATTGCGCCGGGGAGGCGCCAGCTGGGCGCCATGACAGATCAGCATAATACtgaagaagagcagcgccagcagaacCCCGGGCCAACGCCTGCATGGCGCCAGCCCAGAGCCTGCATAGGTGCACAGCCCGCGTCGCACCAGGGCAGCCCTGGGGGGGAGCCAGCCAAGGCACAACACCAGCAGTGCGCCGGCTATGCGCCCGGGACAAGCAGGCCAGGAGCATTCCCGGGGCGACGCCGGGGAAGCACCAGTCATGCACCAGGACTGATGAGCATAATACCAGAGGAGCGCCAGCAGAACTCCTGGCCAATGCCCGGGCGGCGCCAGCCAAGAACCCGCATAGGTGCACAGCCCGCGTCGCACCCGGGCAGCACTGTGGGGGAGCCAGCCAAGGCACAATACCAGCAGTGCGCTGGCTATGCGCCCGGGACAAGCAGGCCAGGAGCATTCCCGGGGCCGCGCCGGGGAAGCACCAGCCATGCACCAGGATTAGGGTTTAATGCCAGAGGAGCGCCAGCAAAACATCAGAGGCAGTGGAGGGCTGGCACCGTGCCTGGGCCAAGCCCATCAAGCCAACCACAGTGCATGCCATGTAGCACACATAGAGCTCCAGTCAAGCACTGGTAGCTAGCAGGGCAGCAATAGCAAAGTGCCCAACCCATGCCCCATCAAAGTGGCACCTGGCTCGTGCTGGCAGGGAACCTATCCTGAGCCCACCACATTGCCATGCTGGGGCAGCGCCGGGACCAAGCCCACCTCATAGCCCCAGTACCTGTTCCATAGTCTGGGTATTAATAATTGCAGTTCGCAGGCCAACTTGTAGGATCTAATATATCATGGCTAGTACCAGGCCAGCCGAGCCAGCCAGCAGGAGTTACCCAGATCTGAGTCCAATCATCCTTCCCATCATATTATATATTTCCCACGTGTTATACTATTGCAGATATATAATTCTGTCACCCAGCCCAACCAACCCCAATATATTTCCtaatctatatatattatttaCTAGTTACTAGCTGTGCCCATGACACAGGATTAGGGTTTAATTATATTAATTGTCAGATCCTGAGCAGGATAATTATcaccagcagagccagacaaGCCCAGAGGGTCAGGCCCAGCAGGGAGCAAGAGCTGCCAGATACAGAAGCAGCCCAGGCCCAGTCAGAGCCAGCCAGGCATACCAGTACAAGTAAGGGCCAGTGCTAATCAGGCCAGATATCTGCAGCCAGGTCAGTAATGCCATGGCCAGGGTTTGGATTATTGCAGTTATTACCAGAGCCCGCCAGAGCCAGTATCAGTCAGGCAGTTATCAAGTATTTGCCAAGTAGTTAATAACAAGGGATTGTTAATATTACCACCAGAGCCAGTCCGAGCGCACGCAAGcccaatatatatattatatcagTATATACAGGGCGGCAGTAAGTCAGGCCAGATATATAAAGTAGCAAGTACAGGATTAATCCAAAGCTGATTATCCAGTATTTACCAGTAGTTAGTATAAagtataaatatatataacaGTATAAGTTGGCAAGATTAGTACAGCCCATGATTTCATGGTCAGGATTTTGATAGTTGTATAATAGCCAGCAGAGCGCCAAGCCAGGCTAATACAAAGCAAGCCAGGACCAAGTTGGTCCCCCATTATTAATATATCAGCTAACCCAAGGAATAATTTGTCAGGTGGCAGGAACAGCAAATTTAgtatatttatatataactAAACTAGCAGATTTATACAGGCCAGCCAGGAGTTG is a window of Aspergillus nidulans FGSC A4 chromosome VI DNA encoding:
- a CDS encoding uncharacterized protein (transcript_id=CADANIAT00010511) encodes the protein MQSQRGDTTIISNRSRTRSRHQQLPQQQQQQQQQQQQQQQQQQQQQQQ